Proteins found in one Triticum urartu cultivar G1812 chromosome 4, Tu2.1, whole genome shotgun sequence genomic segment:
- the LOC125553526 gene encoding 4-coumarate--CoA ligase-like 7: MSNAHGGAMDARSGYCATTKSFRSLRPPLPLPPADAPLTFPSFALSLLPSPLPAHPALLDAATGEAVSYPAFLSQVRALAAALRSRALPLPLGHGDVAFVLAPSRLDVPVLYLALLAVGVAVSPANPALTAGELSRLVSLSGASVAFAVSSTAAKLPAGLPTVLLDSPCFRSLLRHNEDRGENESAPPLDAGAVHQSATAAIQYSSGTSGRVKAVALSHRSLIAMAAGLHAQHVRSRKGVERNLMSAPMFHSMGFSSVLNGLAQGRTMVVMTDAAARAGLRGMLEAAERWEVTEITAAPPMVLAMTRDRYRLKSLVRVVCGGAPLPTPVAEQFRRRFPHVDLRTGYGSTEAGAVSLMVDRDECSHLGSAGRINHNVEAKIVDIVTGEPLSVGQKGELCLRSPSTMTGYVGDDEANAAAFDSEGWLKTGDLCYIDEDGFLFVVDRLKELIKYKAYQVAPVELELILQSLPEIVDAAVMPYPHEEAGEIPMALVVRQPGSKITETQVMEHVAKQVAPYKKVRKVLFIDSIPRSPAGKILRRQLSSHLSRM; encoded by the exons ATGTCCAACGCCCACGGCGGAGCCATGGACGCCCGCAGCGGCTACTGCGCAACGACCAAGTCATTCCGCAGCCTCcgcccgccgctgccgctgccgccggcGGACGCCCCGCTCACATTCCCGTCCTTCGCGCTGTCGCTGCTGCCGTCCCCTCTCCCTGCCCACCCCGCGCTCCTCGACGCCGCCACCGGCGAGGCCGTCTCCTACCCGGCCTTCCTGTCCCAGGTGCGCGCGCTCGCGGCCGCCCTGCGCTCGCGCGCGCTCCCGCTCCCGCTCGGCCACGGCGACGTCGCCTTCGTCCTCGCCCCCTCGCGCCTCGACGTGCCCGTGCTCTACCTCGCGCTCCTCGCCGTCGGCGTCGCCGTGTCCCCGGCCAACCCGGCCCTCACCGCCGGCGAGCTGTCCCGCCTCGTCTCCCTGTCCGGCGCGTCCGTCGCCTTCGCGGTCTCCTCCACCGCCGCCAAGCTCCCCGCCGGCCTCCCCACCGTCCTCCTCGACTCCCcgtgcttccgctccctcttgcgCCACAACGAGGACCGAGGGGAGAACGAGTCGGCGCCCCCGCTCGACGCCGGCGCGGTGCACCAGTCCGCGACAGCGGCCATCCAGTACTCCTCCGGCACGTCGGGGCGGGTGAAGGCGGTGGCGCTGTCGCACCGGAGCCTCATAGCGATGGCGGCGGGGCTGCACGCCCAGCACGTGAGGTCGAGGAAGGGCGTCGAGAGGAATCTGATGAGCGCTCCCATGTTCCACTCCATGGGCTTCTCGTCCGTGCTGAACGGGCTGGCGCAGGGGCGGACGATGGTTGTGATGACGGACGCGGCCGCGCGGGCAGGACTGAGGGGGatgctggaggcggcggagcggtGGGAGGTCACGGAGATAACGGCGGCGCCTCCCATGGTGCTGGCGATGACCAGAGACAGGTACCGGCTGAAGAGCCTGGTGCGGGTGGTCTGCGGCGGAGCCCCTCTGCCGACGCCGGTGGCGGAGCAGTTCCGTCGGCGCTTCCCTCACGTGGATCTACGCACG GGTTATGGCTCAACAGAGGCTGGGGCAGTATCCTTGATGGTCGACCGGGACGAGTGCTCCCACCTAGGCTCCGCTGGCCGCATCAACCACAACGTCGAGGCGAAGATCGTCGACATCGTCACCGGCGAGCCCTTGTCCGTCGGGCAGAAAGGGGAGCTGTGTTTGAGAAGTCCTTCCACCATGACAG GCTATGTAGGCGACGACGAGGCGAACGCGGCCGCTTTCGATTCGGAAGGCTGGCTGAAGACCGGCGACCTTTGCTACATTGATGAGGATGGGTTTCTGTTCGTCGTGGATAGGCTCAAGGAGCTCATCAAGTACAAGGCCTATCAG GTCGCGCCTGTAGAGCTGGAGCTTATCCTTCAGTCGTTGCCAGAAATTGTTGATGCTGCAGTTATGCC ATATCCTCACGAAGAGGCGGGAGAGATACCCATGGCGCTCGTGGTGAGGCAACCCGGGAGCAAGATCACTGAGACACAAGTCATGGAGCATGTGGCGAAGCAGGTGGCGCCGTACAAGAAGGTCCGCAAGGTGCTCTTCATCGACTCCATACCCAGATCGCCGGCCGGGAAGATCTTGAGGAGGCAGCTGTCGAGCCATCTGTCCAGAATGTGA